The Fusarium oxysporum Fo47 chromosome II, complete sequence genome includes a region encoding these proteins:
- a CDS encoding glycosyl hydrolases family 31-domain-containing protein, whose translation MRSNTASSFRWTALLLLLGTLTCLFQSAIAVKDKDFKKCDQSGFCKRNRAYADNAVAQGSNWKAPYEISADSTVFEDGKLQAVVVKTINSHGETVRLPLTISFLKSGAARVTMDEEKRRNKDVVLRDDSPVRKERYDEADDWVLVGGLDLDKEAQLAFQDKSQINIKYGPEAKQEAIIKFSPFEIDFRRDGNSHVKFNDRGLLNMEHWRPKIENKEGEEAAEDESTWWDESFGGNTDTKPRGPESVALDITFHGYEHVFGIPEHTGPLSLKQTRGGDGNYDEPYRMYNADVFEYILDSPMTLYGSIPFMQAHRKGSSVGVFWFNVAETWVDITKAKNQANPLSLGVGGKTSTHTHWISEAGLLDVFVLLGPTPQDLTKTYGELTGYTAMPQEFAIAYHQCRWNYISSDDVRNVDRNMDKHKIPYDVIWLDLEYTDDRKYFTWEPHSFPDPIDMGEHLDAHGRQLVVLLDPHIKKTDNYAASEELVAQDLGVHDKEQKLYEGWCWPGASNWIDCFNPKAIEWWKTMLKFDKFKGTMSNTWMWNDMSEPSVFNGPEVTMPKDNIHHGGWEHRDVHNLNGLTFQNATFQALLHREKGELRRPFILTRAFYAGSQKLGAMWTGDNQADWGHLATSIPMTINQGISGFPFAGADVGGFFGNPEKDLLVRWYQTGIWYPFFRAHAHIDARRREPYLLGEHYTPIATAAIRLRYSLLPAWYTAFYNAAQDGSPIIRPMFWTHPSEEAGFALEDQFFVGSTGLLVKPVTEQNKESVDIWIPDDEVYYDYFTYDVQKTSKGKYLTVSAPLDKIPVLLRGGHIIPRRDIPRRSSALMRFDDYTLVVSASKSGAAEGELYVDDGDSFDYEQGQYIHRKFTLSGNTLTSIEAEGRDTKSIKSGPWLKAMEKVHVDKIIIVGAPKTWDQKEVQVESEGRTWTAKVQYHAAKGSRAAFAVVGRVGAKVGEDWSIKLA comes from the exons atgagGTCGAATACGGCGTCGTCCTTTCGCTGGACGGCGCTATTGCTGCTGCTAGGCACCTTGACGTGCCTTTTCCAGTCAGCTA TTGCCGTGAAAGACAAGGACTTCAAGAAATGCGACCAATCCGGCTTCTGCAAACGAAATCGCGCCTATGCCGACAACGCTGTTGCCCAAGGTTCGAACTGGAAAGCCCCATATGAGATCTCGGCCGATTCGACAGTTTTTGAGGATGGAAAATTGCAGGCCGTGGTTGTCAAGACCATCAATAGCCATGGAGAGACCGTCCGTCTACCCCTTACAATTTCATTCCTCAAGTCTGGTGCCGCCCGAGTCACTATGGACGAAGAGAAGCGACGCAACAAGGACGTGGTTTTGCGAGACGATAGCCCTGTTCGAAAGGAAAGATACGACGAGGCGGACGATTGGGTTCTTGTCGGTGGTTTGGATCTTGACAAGGAGGCGCAGCTTGCTTTCCAAGATAAGTCtcagatcaacatcaagtaCGGACCCGAGGCCAAGCAggaagccatcatcaagttTTCACCTTTCGAAATCGACTTCCGACGTGATGGCAACTCGCATGTCAAGTTCAACGACCGCGGTTTGCTCAACATGGAGCACTGGAGACCCAAGATTGAGAACAAGGAAGGCGAGGAAGCCGCTGAAGATGAGAGTACATGGTGGGACGAATCCTTCGGTGGAAACACTGACACCAAACCCCGAGGACCCGAAAGCGTTGCCTTGGACATCACTTTTCACGGGTATGAGCATGTGTTTGGCATTCCTGAACATACTGGTCCTCTATCACTGAAGCAGACGCGTGGCGGAGACGGCAACTATGACGAGCCTTATCGTATGTACAACGCCGACGTTTTCGAGTACATTCTCGATAGCCCAATGACGCTTTACGGCTCCATTCCCTTCATGCAGGCGCATCGCAAAGGTTCATCAGTTGGTGTTTTTTGGTTCAACGTTGCCGAGACCTGGGTCGATATtaccaaggccaagaaccAAGCGAACCCATTAAGCCTTGGAGTTGGTGGTAAGACTAGCACTCATACTCATTGGATCTCTGAGGCTGGTCTTCTGGAtgtctttgttcttcttggccctACCCCCCAGGACCTCACCAAGACTTACGGCGAGTTGACTGGCTATACTGCTATGCCTCAAGAATTTGCAATTGCCTACCACCAATGCCGATGGAACTACATCTCCAGCGACGATGTTCGAAACGTTGATCGCAACATGGACAAGCACAAGATTCCATACGACGTCATCTGGCTCGACCTTGAGTATACAGATGATCGCAAGTATTTTACCTGGGAGCCTCACTCGTTCCCCGATCCCATCGACATGGGTGAGCACCTCGACGCTCATGGTCGGCAACTAgttgttctccttgatcctCATATCAAGAAAACCGATAACTATGCTGCTTCCGAGGAGTTGGTCGCTCAGGACCTTGGTGTTCATGACAAGGAGCAGAAGCTCTATGAAGGATGGTGCTGGCCTGGAGCTTCCAACTGGATCGACTGCTTTAACCCTAAGGCCATTGAATGGTGGAAGACTATGCTCAAGTTTGACAAGTTCAAAGGAACCATGTCCAATACTTGGATGTGGAACGATATGAGCGAACCCTCAGTCTTCAACGGACCCGAGGTGACTATGCCCAAGGACAACATTCACCACGGAGGATGGGAGCACCGTGATGTCCATAACCTGAACGGCTTGACCTTTCAGAATGCGACGTTCCAGGCTCTCCTTCACCGTGAGAAGGGCGAGCTTCGACGACCATTCATCCTGACCCGAGCCTTCTACGCCGGGTCGCAAAAGCTTGGTGCTATGTGGACCGGAGATAACCAGGCTGATTGGGGACACTTGGCTACATCTATTCCCATGACCATCAACCAAGGAATTTCCGGCTTCCCctttgctggtgctgatgtcGGGGGCTTCTTTGGTAACCCCGAGAAAGATCTTCTCGTCCGCTGGTATCAGACTGGTATCTGGTATCCCTTTTTCCGAGCCCATGCCCATATTGATGCTCGCCGTCGCGAGCCTTACCTCCTAGGTGAGCATTACACGCCAATTGCAACCGCCGCAATCCGACTCCGATACTCGCTTCTCCCTGCTTGGTATACTGCATTCTACAATGCTGCCCAGGACGGAAGCCCCATTATTCGACCCATGTTCTGGACCCATCCCTCTGAGGAGGCTGGTTTTGCTCTTGAGGATCAGTTCTTCGTCGGCTCCACTGGTCTCTTGGTGAAGCCAGTCACAGAACAGAACAAGGAGTCCGTCGATATCTGGATTCCCGATGATGAGGTCTACTATGATTACTTTACCTACGATGTTCAAAAGACAAGCAAGGGCAAGTATCTCACAGTGAGCGCGCCCCTTGACAAGATCCCTGTTCTATTGCGAGGTGGTCATATCATCCCTCGACGAGATATTCCCCGACGATCAAGCGCTCTGATGCGATTTGATGACTACACACTTGTTGTCTCAGCCTCCAAGTCTGGCGCAGCTGAGGGTGAGCTCTATGTGGATGATGGCGACTCGTTTGATTACGAGCAAGGTCAATACATTCACCGCAAGTTTACGCTTAGTGGAAACACCCTGACCTCTATTGAGGCCGAGGGACGTGACACCAAGTCTATCAAGTCTGGCCCTTGGCTGAAGGCCATGGAGAAGGTGCACgtcgacaagatcatcattgTCGGTGCGCCCAAGACCTGGGACCAGAAGGAGGTGCAGGTTGAGTCTGAGGGACGAACATGGACGGCCAAGGTTCAATATCATGCAGCCAAGGGCAGCCGCGCAGCCTTTGCGGTTGTGGGCCGAGTTGGAGCCAAAGTTGGCGAGGATTGGAGCATTAAGCTTGCTTAA
- a CDS encoding glycoside hydrolase superfamily, with amino-acid sequence MSSSGERPINGYVDPNFPNPNGEWDTPVIIYGYTPAFSLAVFAAAWFALFLVVHLVQTIRFRSWYFITFPIGLLFEIVGYVARSLSAKKDPYHLLYFILNYFFIVTAPVFLAAGVYTILSALIPRLGRRYSFLPPKFILWFFITSDVIATVVQITGAALIGVRQSNRDDPTDANNILLGGLAYQVFSLGVFVVLTASFLFRARREVSSRGKKLSLFCVAFGVATIMIYLRTCFRLAETAEGLGGHLYSNEIFFACLEFAPVALAVLLFAIWHPGRCVGKKRRELHLSSGAAYNFNKLQECQLIPTINNLTNKYTMPPLPPSANPLPRLITYYQTHHDSSGNLISPLSLITQPGIAITHVIVAAIHINDDPQKITLNDYHPSHPIFQTMWAELRVLQASGVKVMGMLGGACKGSYARLDADQETFDRYYGPVKDMIRERGLDGLDLDVEEEMTLGGIVRLIDRLRCDFGPAFIITLAPVAMSLLDFTKNLSGFDYEALEVMRGRDIAWYNTQFYCGWGDCSNPLMYDLMVRKGWPPEKIVIGLVTNPENGSGYVPMNPLNMVLTTLRGRYGSFGGIMGWEYFNSLPGGKERPWEWAREMTKLLRGHLLSAPAQATQPVLPAAVKSGSKAKNEDVDPDGPGGQDAPVPKQFEYYSDGLDD; translated from the exons atgaGCAGCTCTG GAGAACGCCCAATTAATGGCTATGTCGACCCAAACTTTCCCAACCCTAACGGCGAGTGGGATACGCCTGTAATCATTTACGGTTACACACCCGCGTTTTCTCTCGCCGTTTTCGCTGCAGCCTGGTTcgccctcttcctcgtcgtccATCTCGTTCAAACAATCCGCTTTCGCAGCTGGTACTTTATCACATTCCCAATCGGTCTTCTCTTTGAGATCGTGGGCTACGTTGCTCGCTCGCTCTCAGCCAAGAAGGATCCGTACCATCTGCTGTACTTTATCCTCAActacttcttcatcgtcacgGCGCCTGTGTTCCTCGCCGCGGGCGTGTACACTATCCTCTCCGCACTGATCCCTCGACTTGGAAGACGATATTCATTCTTGCCACCAAAGTTTATCCTTTGGTTCTTTATCACTTCTGATGTTATTGCTACGGTTGTGCAGATCACTGGTGCTGCTCTGATTGGTGTAAGACAGTCGAACCGAGATGATCCAACTGACGCCAATAACATTCTTCTTGGAGGTTTGGCTTACCAGGTTTTCTCTCTCGGTGTGTTCGTTGTCCTCACGGCTTCATTCCTTTTCCGTGCTCGAAGGGAGGTTAGTTCGCGCGGCAAGAAGCTCAGCTTGTTCTGCGTTGCTTTCGGAGTGGCTACCATCATGATTTATCTTCGAACCTGCTTCCGTCTAGCAGAGACAGCTGAAGGCCTTGGGGGACATTTGTATTCGAACGAGATCTTCTTTGCTTGTCTGGAGTTTGCTCCTGTGGCATTGGCTGTCTTGCTTTTTGCTATCTGGCATCCTGGAAGATGTGTCGGCAAGAAG CGGCGGGAGCTCCACCTGAGCTCCGGGGCTGCTTACAACTTCAACAAGCTCCAAGAATGCCAGCTCATccccaccatcaacaacctcacAAACAAATATACGATGCCCCCTCTTCCCCCTTCCGCCAATCCTTTGCCGCGGCTGATCACATATTACCAAACTCATCATGACTCCTCGGGAAATCTcatctctcccctctctctcATCACACAACCCGGTATCGCCATAACCCACGTCATTGTCGCCGCCATTCACATCAACGATGATCCTCAAAAGATCACGCTCAATGATTATCACCCATCTCACCCCATTTTTCAGACTATGTGGGCTGAACTACGTGTACTGCAAGCCTCAGGTGTGAAGGTGATGGGCATGCTGGGTGGTGCTTGTAAGGGCAGCTATGCACGCCTGGATGCCGACCAAGAGACGTTTGATCGGTACTATGGTCCCGTGAAAGACATGATTCGAGAGCGCGGTCTGGACGGCCTGGATTTGGATGTCGAAGAGGAGATGACCCTAGGAGGAATTGTGCGGCTGATAGACCGTCTACGCTGCGACTTTGGGCCAgctttcatcatcactctGGCACCAGTCGCCATgtctcttcttgacttcaCCAAGAATCTCAGCGGCTTTGACTACGAGGCTCTCGAAGTGATGCGCGGACGTGATATCGCCTGGTACAACACGCAATTCTACTGCGGCTGGGGAGATTGCAGTAATCCCCTTATGTACGATCTCATGGTCCGCAAGGGCTGGCCACCAGAGAAGATCGTCATAGGACTTGTCACCAATCCCGAGAATGGAAGCGGCTATGTGCCGATGAACCCTCTCAATATGGTGCTCACAACGTTGCGGGGCCGATATGGATCGTTTGGAGGAATCATGGGCTGGGAGTACTTCAACAGTTTGCCTGGAGGAAAGGAACGGCCATGGGAGTGGGCCAGGGAGATGACCAAGTTGTTGAGAGGGCATTTGTTGTCGGCGCCTGCACAGGCTACACAACCAGTACTACCGGCGGCGGTAAAAAGTGGTTCGAAAGCAAAGAACGAAGACGTTGATCCAGATGGACCTGGTGGACAAGATGCACCAGTGCCAAAACAGTTTGAGTACTACTCGGATGGGCTTGATGATTAG
- a CDS encoding heterokaryon incompatibility protein-domain-containing protein translates to MRVGLRSSTQLLAQIQPFHLAAGATIIALIVNAQHLRSLLVTTSQYIYDSLSNALFNVSQTLFGFSYDDSIFDQHIRLIHLSDSASNSSPNLTLHTFKLDECPPYIALSYTWGPVTQNTIFDQSSILLNARPFPVLPNLHHAIKQLRISRSGQYLWVDGICINQRSLPERSAQVAIMDLIYNGAAETIIWLGLATDQTARAIELVQKIAKGAESKIIEWGRVQSYGDAYIMNDPELLKRNGLPNLTENDWLTLRDIYTRPWFGRVWMLQEVALSRNPRVLIGHHETAWDSVGDTAGLINMSGALIGLFTVGSGSETAPLIYSLVHAAGLHVTRQWAQDKNSRYKEILRSIDYSVGIRQDHPKKLLLELLLSSIGFKATIPRDRVYSLLGIVNFMERAKGRPRLDVIVDYKSPNNDILIDLGISFFRETKSLHLLSLAGITSRAVPADLPTWIPSFETVHVPVLGPNYTRMLPFDAAAREEADFTIDRSLLHLNIKIFSPHLGTIEELGESWSDVIQGKFNDTMKMLLHCGTTYIPTGQPIVEAFWRTLIMDCDLSQRPAPSHLAMSFSKWMLLVTIQALIAYQLKNPSMYDQFDALEPLWTLANTRDSTNTLPKSGDMIPLLFELGLRHDPSVRVDTESEKTAKFASWAEISAPFGALLRVNLAASRRIARTIRGYLCLVPLQAKAGDKIMIVAGCAAPLVLRRSGPSESRFQLVGDAYVHGAMFGEHITGTGESSWRDVHLV, encoded by the coding sequence ATGAGGGTCGGATTGAGATCCAGTACTCAGTTACTAGCTCAAATCCAGCCATTTCATCTAGCTGCTGGTGCCACCATAATAGCGCTCATCGTCAACGCTCAACATCTCCGAAGCCTTCTCGTAACCACATCGCAATATATATATGACTCGCTTTCGAATGCTCTTTTTAACGTCTCTCAGACGCTTTTCGGGTTCAGCTACGACGACAGCATTTTCGATCAGCATATACGCCTGATTCATCTGTCAGATTCAGCATCCAACTCATCACCTAATCTCACTCTCCATACCTTCAAACTCGATGAATGTCCGCCATACATCGCCCTTTCTTACACCTGGGGTCCGGTTACACAGAACACAATCTTTGACCAAAGTTCAATTCTTTTGAATGCAAGGCCATTTCCCGTATTACCAAATTTACACCATGCAATCAAGCAATTACGCATCTCAAGATCAGGCCAGTACCTCTGGGTCGATGGAATCTGCATCAACCAGAGAAGTCTCCCCGAGCGCTCTGCTCAAGTAGCAATAATGGATCTAATATACAACGGAGCCGCCGAGACAATAATATGGCTTGGTCTCGCCACAGATCAAACAGCTAGGGCTATCGAACTCGTTCAAAAGATTGCGAAAGGCGCTGAGTCTAAGATCATAGAATGGGGAAGGGTTCAGTCATACGGCGATGCTTATATCATGAATGATCCTGAGCTCTTAAAAAGGAATGGCCTTCCAAATCTTACCGAGAACGACTGGCTGACTCTTCGAGATATCTACACAAGGCCGTGGTTCGGACGTGTCTGGATGCTTCAAGAAGTTGCCCTCTCTCGCAATCCAAGAGTTCTCATCGGCCATCACGAGACAGCATGGGATTCGGTTGGCGACACAGCTGGGCTGATCAACATGTCCGGTGCCCTTATCGGTTTGTTTACTGTGGGCTCCGGATCAGAAACCGCGCCTTTAATCTACTCTCTTGTTCACGCTGCTGGCCTTCATGTTACTCGCCAATGGGCCCAGGACAAGAATAGTCGGTACAAGGAGATTCTGAGAAGCATTGATTATTCTGTTGGGATACGCCAAGACCATCCTAAAAAGCTGCTGCTCGAGCTATTGCTAAGTAGCATCGGCTTCAAGGCGACTATTCCCAGAGATCGTGTTTACTCTCTGCTTGGAATCGTAAACTTCATGGAGCGTGCGAAAGGGAGACCTCGGCTCGACGTCATTGTAGACTACAAATCTCCTAACAATGACATCCTTATAGATCTGGGCATCAGCTTCTTTAGAGAAACAAAATCCCTACATCTCCTATCCCTCGCCGGTATCACCAGCCGTGCCGTGCCAGCTGACTTACCAACCTGGATCCCCTCTTTCGAGACAGTTCATGTCCCCGTTCTTGGCCCCAACTATACCAGAATGCTTCCATTCGATGCCGCCGCGAGGGAAGAAGCAGACTTTACAATCGACAGGTCTCTCCTCCATCTAAACATTAAAATTTTTAGTCCTCATCTAGGCACAATCGAAGAACTCGGTGAGAGCTGGTCTGATGTTATTCAAGGGAAGTTTAACGATACGATGAAGATGCTTCTTCACTGCGGCACAACCTATATACCTACGGGCCAACCAATAGTTGAAGCTTTCTGGCGGACTCTTATTATGGACTGCGACTTATCCCAGCGGCCCGCACCATCACATCTAGCCATGTCCTTCTCTAAGTGGATGCTTCTTGTCACTATCCAAGCCCTGATCGCTTAtcagctcaagaacccatCTATGTACGATCAATTCGATGCCTTAGAGCCACTTTGGACCCTGGCTAATACTCGAGACTCTACCAATACCCTCCCCAAATCTGGTGATATGATCCCATTATTGTTTGAGCTTGGCTTACGCCACGACCCCAGTGTTCGGGTTGACACTGAATCAGAGAAGACTGCCAAGTTCGCTTCTTGGGCCGAGATATCCGCTCCCTTCGGAGCCTTATTACGTGTCAATCTTGCTGCAAGCAGACGTATTGCGAGAACCATTCGAGGCTACTTATGTCTAGTTCCTCTTCAGGCCAAGGCCGGGGATAAAATCATGATCGTCGCTGGCTGTGCAGCCCCCTTGGTCCTTAGAAGATCAGGCCCTTCAGAGAGCCGCTTTCAGCTTGTCGGAGACGCTTATGTTCATGGCGCTATGTTTGGAGAGCACATCACTGGCACTGGCGAGTCCTCCTGGAGAGATGTTCATCTAGTTTGA
- a CDS encoding nucleoside diphosphate kinase, whose product MAAEEPRQREDPAASGKNWKQQQVRRSAENLAPRFFALLFALLALYILFSPPSSSLSPPVDLSSTSTSYSVPTSQVIPDKNIAKMSSSEQTFIAIKPDGVQRGLVGPIISRFENRGFKLAAIKLVSPGKEHLEKHYADLAGKPFFPGLIEYMSSGPICAMVWEGRDAVKTGRAILGATNPLASSPGTIRGDYAIDVGRNVCHGSDSVENAQKEIALWFKEGEVLSWKSAQFNWVYEKA is encoded by the exons atggctgcAGAGGAGCCCCGCCAGCGAGAAGACCCCGCCGCCAGCGGCAAGAATtggaagcagcagcaggtACGGAGAAGTGCGGAAAATCTGGCCCCGCGATTTTTTGCTCTTCTCttcgccctcctcgcccttTATATCCTCTTTTCACCgccttcttcaagccttTCCCCTCCAGTCGATCTCTCCTCTACCTCTACTTCTTACTCTGTTCCTACATCTCAAGTCATACCAGACAAGAATATCGCCAAAATGTCCTCCTCCGAGCAGAC CTTCATCGCTATCAAGCCCGACGGTGTCCAG CGTGGCCTCGTTGGTCCCATTATCTCTCGATTCGAGAACCGAGG CTTCAAGCTTGCTGCCATCAAGCTCGTCAGCCCCGGCAAGGAGCACCTCGAGAAGCACT ATGCCGATCTCGCTGGCAAGCCTTTCTTCCCTGGTCTGATTGAGT ACATGTCCTCTGGCCCCATCTGCGCCATGGTCTGGGAGGGCCGTGATGCTGTCAAGACTGGCCGTG CCATCCTCGGTGCCACCAACCCCCTTGCCTCTTCCCCCGGTACCATCCGTGGTGACTACGCCATCGATGTCGGCCGCAACGTCTGCCACGGCTCCGACTCCGTCGAGAACGCCCAGAAGGAGATTGCTCTCTGGTTCAAGGAGGGTGAGGTCCTCTCCTGGAAGTCCGCCCAGTTCAACTGGGTCTACGAGAAGGCTTAA
- a CDS encoding Mechanosensitive ion channel-domain-containing protein: MSSDPPPHGFEEKELKDFNLKQPPPTRNPSQFSASQQQVPARTDSPNPAPEQKQSAPSLDTFPTLQAPHETNDSTSIRSPIGQRADASRLDDNIELLRIERAVSADDASQMRKRAHNVEPEDAFNAPIPAETYHNEKKVDPDASLLKLWMFLRKFPRFVRYVVYLIPGAAILLIPVLLGAFALKSDGKRRDVNGVDLMWFGIWLEIVWGVLWVSRMITSLLPPTFKLVAKLFGSTNAKKWKDIGYQLDLHTAVFLWFLAILISFEPTMLNHNFRDRKPNWVNIMNKVIIALFTLATLNFVEKILIQWIAFTFHQRTYATRIDNNKADIGQLVHLYEHAKAHNEKTDYFFQRGSNSASGAQTPLQTLQDNARNAWNKVGYVAGRVGNDLIGRKVDSNHPRRVVNELLKTMSTAHTLARLIYRCAVKEGEDLVYLEDMEKIFETEEEAEAAFMMFDKDMNGDISLDEFEAVCNEIHLEKKAIAASLKDLDSVIKKLDKVFVFIIIVITIIVFISILSGSAAAALGSAGTVVLGLAWVLQATAQEFLQSIIFVFVKHPFDVGDRVTVYGSTGDTMMGDDYYVTEISLLYTEFKKMQGHIVQAPNSLLNNLFILNQRRSNGLADVLPLVMRFGTPQHMIDDLKARMTDFCLANKRDYAPRIITEMTKVDEVRSCSMNMIFFHKTNFQNELLRLNRHNKFVTELMTQMVNVGIQSPFRIEPGGSREHPMYWSGLQPPPAYGKEPDHGGVELHDKPAHDRPLHSEGPPLSHVSSTYSRRGVDRMGSIDNNVNDFQDVFENRRDNIHAQRLASIREKERGSRIEDEKERRSLASSSGVDRRTSTDSRSRVFGRVRTGSKSRRPGDIV, translated from the coding sequence ATGAGTTCCGATCCTCCGCCTCATGGCTtcgaggagaaggagttgAAAGACTTCAATCTCAAACAACCACCTCCAACACGAAATCCATCCCAATTCAGCGCCTCACAGCAACAAGTACCAGCACGAACAGACTCACCAAACCCAGCGCCCGAGCAAAAGCAATCTGCTCCATCACTCGACACATTTCCTACTCTTCAAGCACCGCATGAAACAAACGACTCGACCTCAATCAGATCACCTATTGGACAGCGCGCCGATGCCAGCCGACTTGACGATAACATCGAACTTCTGCGGATCGAGCGTGCTGTGTCTGCTGATGATGCGAGTCAAATGAGGAAGCGTGCTCATAATGTTGAGCCCGAGGATGCTTTCAATGCACCTATTCCCGCCGAGACCTATCATAATGAGAAGAAAGTGGATCCCGATGCTTCTTTATTAAAATTATGGATGTTTCTGAGAAAGTTTCCCCGATTCGTTCGATATGTTGTGTATTTGATCCCTGGTGCTGCTATCCTTCTCATTCCTGTCTTGCTTGGCGCGTTCGCACTCAAGTCCGACGGCAAGCGACGAGATGTCAACGGTGTCGATCTCATGTGGTTTGGTATTTGGCTTGAGATTGTCTGGGGAGTTCTCTGGGTTTCTCGTATGATCACAAGTCTCCTGCCTCCAACTTTCAAGCTTGTTGCAAAGCTCTTTGGATCTACCAACGCCAAGAAGTGGAAGGACATTGGATACCAGCTTGACCTTCACACAGCCGTCTTCCTTTGGTTccttgccattctcatctcattcGAGCCGACTATGCTGAACCACAACTTCCGGGATCGCAAGCCAAACTGGGTCAATATCATGAACAAGGTCATTATCGCTCTCTTCACTTTGGCGACACTCAATTTTGTCGAGAAGATCCTTATTCAATGGATCGCTTTCACCTTCCACCAGCGAACTTACGCTACTCGAATCGATAACAATAAGGCAGATATTGGCCAGCTTGTCCATCTTTATGAGCATGCCAAAGCCCACAATGAGAAGACCGACTACTTCTTCCAGCGCGGCAGCAACTCTGCCAGTGGTGCGCAAACTCCCCTGCAGACACTCCAGGACAACGCCCGAAACGCATGGAACAAAGTCGGTTATGTTGCTGGTCGGGTTGGAAATGATTTGATCGGCCGCAAGGTCGACAGCAACCACCCTCGCAGAGTTGTTAATGAACTGCTCAAGACCATGTCTACAGCTCACACCCTGGCCCGCCTGATCTATCGTTGTGCTGTCAAGGAAGGCGAAGACCTTGTCTACCTTGAAGACATGGAGAAGATCTTCGAAActgaagaagaggccgaAGCTGCCTTTATGATGTTTGACAAGGACATGAACGGCGACATCTCACTCGACGAATTCGAAGCTGTGTGCAATGAGATCCATCTTGAAAAGAAGGCCATTGCCGCATCGCTCAAGGACCTTGATTCGGTGATTAAGAAGCTCGACAAGGTCTTTgtgttcatcatcatcgtcatcaccatTATTGTCTTCATCTCGATTCTCTCTGGTTCAGCTGCTGCCGCTCTCGGTTCCGCAGGTACTGTGGTTCTCGGTCTGGCGTGGGTTCTTCAGGCCACGGCCCAGGAGTTCCTCCAGTCtatcatcttcgtctttgTCAAGCATCCCTTCGATGTTGGTGACCGTGTGACTGTTTACGGATCTACCGGTGACACCATGATGGGTGATGATTACTACGTGACTGAGATTTCTCTTCTATACACCGAGTTTAAGAAGATGCAGGGTCACATCGTGCAGGCTCCCAACTcacttctcaacaaccttTTCATTCTGAACCAGCGACGATCAAACGGTTTAGCTGATGTTCTTCCTCTGGTGATGCGCTTCGGTACTCCTCAGCATATGATTGATGACCTCAAGGCCCGTATGACCGACTTTTGTCTGGCGAACAAGCGTGACTATGCGCCTCGCATCATTACTGAGATGAccaaggttgatgaagtgCGATCGTGCAGTATGAAcatgatcttcttccacAAGACCAACTTCCAGAACGAACTGCTCCGTCTCAACCGTCATAACAAGTTTGTCACGGAGTTGATGACTCAGATGGTCAACGTTGGTATCCAGTCACCGTTCCGCATCGAGCCTGGTGGCAGTCGTGAGCATCCGATGTACTGGTCTGGTCTCCAGCCTCCTCCTGCGTATGGAAAGGAGCCCGATCATGGTGGCGTTGAGCTTCACGACAAGCCCGCCCATGACCGGCCTCTTCACTCTGAAGGACCTCCTCTGAGCCATGTTTCCTCAACCTACAGCCGCCGAGGCGTCGATCGCATGGGTTCCATTGACAACAATGTCAACGACTTCCAAGATGTTTTCGAAAACAGACGAGACAACATCCACGCACAGCGACTTGCTTCCATCCGAGAAAAGGAACGGGGCTCCCGAATcgaagatgagaaggagcGTCGTTCGCTTGCCAGTTCTTCAGGAGTAGATCGCCGTACTTCGACGGATAGTCGATCCCGGGTGTTCGGTCGCGTTAGGACTGGGTCTAAGAGCCGACGTCCGGGCGATATTGTCTGA